A window of Synechococcales cyanobacterium T60_A2020_003 genomic DNA:
CCTGGGATGCTCAATCTTTACCAGCTATCCGCGTAAGCTATCACATTGCCTTCCTGATCACCCAGCGCCTTTGAATCCCAACGGTCTGCAGGATAGATTCGCATTATGTAAATGTAATCCATTCCATAGAGCACTGGACATTGTAGCGGAGCAAAACTCCACGGTAGACTCTTGACGCACTCAACGATACCCCTGTCCCTATGACTTCTTTTCAATTTCCGTCCCAATTTTTCATCACGGCCACCGATACTAATGTGGGGAAAAGCGTGGTTTCCGCGCTCCTAACCCTAGGACTGAACGGCACCTACTGGAAACCTGTTCAATCTGGACTTGATCCCATCTCTGACACTGACTACGTCCGCAACGTGACCCAGTTGGATGCCTCCCACTTTCTCCCCGAACGGTTTCGGTTAACGCAACCCCTTTCGCCCCATCTAGCTGCCCGTTTGGATGGTGTAGAGATTCATCTATCGGATTTTTCCCTGCCGGAATCGGTGCCCCATTCTCCACTGATCGTAGAAGGAGCGGGTGGTCTACTCGTACCTCTGAACAGTCAAGACCTCATGATCGATCTCATCAAACATCTGGGACTTCCGGTTTGCCTGGTCACAGGCACTCAGTTAGGCACCATTAACCACACGCTGCTCTCTATTCGTCAGTTGCAGCAGGCTAATATTCCCATCCTAGGCGTGATTATGAATGGGCCTAAAAATCTTGAAAACAAAAAGGCGATCGCTCATTTTGGCAATGTTTCGATCTTAGCTGAACTAGAGCCGTTGGCAGACGTCAATCCCTCGACTCTTAAAGCTAGCTTTGAGCAGTTATTTTGATCCTTCTGATCACGAACTAAGATAATTAGCGCCTCTAAACTCGCTAGGGGCGCTAACTATATTGCTGATGGATTGATAGGGTATCAGTGAGTTTGATTATGAAATAACTGAAGCGCTAGGTGCAGCGCTTTGTGGACTTAATTGAGGTGCCTGAGGCATCTTGAAAAAGAAGGTCACCACAATACTAATCAGAGAGAGGACAACAGCTCCAGCTAGGAAACCAACGATCTTATCTTGTCCAATCTGAGTCGCCTTGTGCAGTTCTAAATGTTGAACGCGCTGTAGAAGAGTTTCAATATCCTGATCATGCTCCTGAAGCTGATACTTCTGTAAACGGGCTTCTGAAACAGCGTTTTGACAGAAGCTGGCAAGCGGATCTGTAGAGTGATCAGGCAAGCCTGCTTGGGACGGGATTTGGAAATTGTTGTTGGAAATAGTCATCGTAGTACACACCTGAAAATGAGACCTTGGGTTTAGACTTTCATTTCGAAAGCTTGATTGATTACAAGGCTAATAGATTTACTAGATAGTTGGCAAGCCAATTTAATGGAAATCGAGTAAAATTTCAGGATATTTTTTTAAGCCCGCAATGAAGAAAGGCGATTTCTTAGAATGTCAATTAAGATAACAACCGTTAAAATACGTAATTTTTATATTTCGGAATCTAATCTCGTTGTGTCTCTCGTTTTTATTACGGACTTTAGCAATTTTATCAGGAGTAAATTTCGAATCACTAATTGATCCATAAATCCGAGTAACTACGTTATTGATTTCGCATCCGGTACGATACATTGTGTAAATAACGGTTCTGCAAGGCTTGCCACTGCTCAGGCAGACCTAGCTTAGGTCATAGATAGAATATCTTGATTTCGTTTTCGATGATTGTAGTGGTGTGAACTGAAGGATTATCGGGTTCTCAGATATGTAGGTATGGATTAATTGCTGAAACAGGTCATCTTAATTGCAGAACCTATCTAGCTTTAATCCTCAGGAGTTTGAAATATCCCTGTTTGACATGCCACCTTACTACCTGAGTGGACGACACCCAACACCTTGAATATTCAAGGCTTCATCTAGATTTGGGGTAAGTAACGTCATTCGAACGTTGTTGCTGTATGTCGAACTATCGTCACCATAGGATGCATTATGACTTTCCCTGATAGCTACAACCCATTAGAAACCATGGAAAAACTATTACCTATAGTTGCCAATAGTTTAGAACTGAATTCTCAAGATGTTATGCAAATGATTGCACGTGAGATTTCACCAGCAACCTTACGGCAATCGTCTCTTGAGCGTATGCAAGGGCTGCTCACCCGGATAGAACAATTGCTCACAACTTCATACGGCAACGTTGTCTAAACTTTTTTCAGCTATTGCCTTGACGCTATGAGCCTCGCACAGCGGGGCTTTTTAAGTCTTTACAGAATATTTGTTGCCCCCTGTCTGCCCCCAATCAGGGTTGGTATTGCAGAATGGGCTTGATAGGATTGGGGCATCCATTGACTCAAACCTATGATTCCTGCCCGTCGAACCTATGCCTTGTTAATTGGTATTACGGCGATCGCCCTTAGCCTTACTGCCTTTACTCCCCCGTCTGCTCTGGGCAGCGCTCGATGGCTGACATTAGGG
This region includes:
- the bioD gene encoding dethiobiotin synthase gives rise to the protein MTSFQFPSQFFITATDTNVGKSVVSALLTLGLNGTYWKPVQSGLDPISDTDYVRNVTQLDASHFLPERFRLTQPLSPHLAARLDGVEIHLSDFSLPESVPHSPLIVEGAGGLLVPLNSQDLMIDLIKHLGLPVCLVTGTQLGTINHTLLSIRQLQQANIPILGVIMNGPKNLENKKAIAHFGNVSILAELEPLADVNPSTLKASFEQLF